The following proteins are encoded in a genomic region of Catharus ustulatus isolate bCatUst1 chromosome 4, bCatUst1.pri.v2, whole genome shotgun sequence:
- the LOC116995595 gene encoding collagen alpha-1(I) chain-like gives MGGGGGRGPARTQGDSGSAEPRSAGTAGVRRGRKACEARAAGCSRAAPGRGEERWSSLPPAAGKPPSRRTAVPCRSGAAGCRLSKRSSASSGGGRRQGDSPGLGGTALETPLPPPGGGAVRLFWLPAASGGRGDTAPAAGEKRRGCSGANRGCRRKMVLLGKQHPPLPPLSPARAVCSPLIARRGHPAPAAPPSRDGYIQRLLSRNFPGTASCDRTRSGASAAIAASRGRRTEPPPLSRRGSGRRSLPRGPPASSSSARGAAGDAQAKIPFMTKEGGNNVFYSPAKRLLLEMIFTLFLKSMPSLLVFAGDVSNRSRREHELSSGTCDSRDLLQVDGGVSTGASLKWRLDW, from the exons GGAGACTCCGGGAGCGCCGAGCCGCGAAGCGCGGGCACCGCGGGAGTTCGGAGGGGACGGAAGGCGTGCGAGGCGAGGGCGGCTGGCTGCAGCCGGGCGGCCCCCGGCCGAGGCGAGGAGCGCTGGAGCAGCCTGCcgccggcggcggggaagcctCCATCCCGGCGGACGGCGGTGCCGTGCCGGAGCGGGGCGGCGGGCTGCCGGCTCTCGAAGCGCAGCAGTGCATCGAGCGGAGGGGGACGACGACAAGGGGACTCACCCGGGCTTGGCGGGACAGCGCTGGAGacgccgctgccgccgcctgGAGGTGGGGCGGTCAGGTTGTTCTGGCTCCCAGCGGCGTCGGGAGGCCGGGGGGACACAGCACCCGCCGCCGGGGAGAAGCGTCGAGGCTGTTCTGGGGCGAACAGAGGCTGCCGGAGGAAGATGGTGCTCCTGGGGAAACAACACCCTCCGCTCCCCCCCCTCTCCCCAGCGCGGGCGGTCTGCTCGCCTTTGATTGCGAGGCGAGGGCATCCtgcccccgccgctcccccctCCCGGGATGGTTACATACAAAGGCTGCTTTCCAGGAACTTTCCAGGAACCGCATCATGTGACAGGACCCGCTCCGGCGCCTCCGCCGCGATCGCGGCCAGCCGGGGCCGACGCACCGAGCCGCCGCCCCTGTCACGCCGGGGCAGCGGTCGCCGATCGCTGCCCCGCGgcccccccgcctcctcctcctccgcccgCGGAGCCGCGGGAGACGCGCAG gCAAAAATCCCTTTCATGACCAAGGAAGGAGGCAACAACGTTTTTTACAGTCCTGCGAAGCGCCTGTTGCTAGAAATGATTTTCACTTTGTTCCTGAAAAGTATGCCAAGTTTACTG GTGTTTGCTGGTGATGTTTCAAATAGAAGCAGGAGGGAGCATGAGCTTTCCAGTGGAACATGTGACAGCAGGGACCTGCTCCAGGTAGATGGAG gagTCTCAACTGGGGCATCTCTGAAGTGGAGACTTGACTGGTGA